One part of the Macaca mulatta isolate MMU2019108-1 chromosome 6, T2T-MMU8v2.0, whole genome shotgun sequence genome encodes these proteins:
- the LOC106998741 gene encoding annexin-2 receptor, with the protein MEQHFLGFMKPVSDSAEVVPEPQPPPIVSSEDCGPWSLPLYPVLREYSLDSCDLGLLSGPCWRLPGVYPQNGLFPGVQGTLEPSTAQPGEFSWPGTQKQQEAPVEEVEPAEEPERLMLQQLPLCSPPHPWDRQQDSEVSDSWHLLECHHPPVLNWWRHLPSFSGCLEWICRLGCAGFSVLWACCPQICGAKQP; encoded by the coding sequence ATGGAGCAACATTTTCTTGGCTTTATGAAGCCTGTTTCGGATTCCGCAGAGGTGGTGCCAGAGCCCCAGCCTCCGCCTATTGTGAGTTCAGAAGATTGTGGGCCGTGGTCTCTTCCTTTGTATCCAGTACTACGAGAGTACTCATTGGACAGCTGTGATTTGGGACTGCTTTCTGGTCCTTGCTGGCGGCTACCTGGAGTCTATCCGCAAAACGGACTCTTTCCTGGAGTCCAGGGCACCTTAGAACCAAGTACAGCCCAGCCCGGTGAGTTCAGTTGGCCCGGGACACAGAAGCAGCAAGAGGCACCTGTAGAAGAGGTGGAACCGGCAGAGGAACCCGAGAGACTCATGCTCCAGCAGCTTCCCTTGTGCAGTCCTCCCCACCCCTGGGACAGACAGCAGGACTCCGAGGTCTCTGACAGCTGGCACCTTTTGGAATGCCACCATCCTCCTGTCCTGAATTGGTGGCGCCACCTCCCGAGTTTCTCAGGCTGCCTGGAGTGGATTTGTCGCCTTGGTTGTGCCGGGTTCTCTGTACTCTGGGCGTGCTGCCCACAGATCTGTGGAGCTAAGCAGCCTTAG